A single window of Leptospira koniambonensis DNA harbors:
- a CDS encoding family 2A encapsulin nanocompartment cargo protein cysteine desulfurase, which produces MSTNDFSPEYPGEFSWKDSPPVDPNLIAEWSKNFFGPLSSGSNVDELVLSSSKIPNEIPADSQGIISQAESASKVNSWTSSSGAGYTRVPDLGLSGVGVPTFPGGLNVPGSGQGLPRQNSPFSFLDEFRSFESQAQNIQISDPFSFSPSLVPSVDISSGNFDLSYARKDFPILEERVNGRNLVWLDNAATTHKPQAVIDRLSYFYKHENSNIHRGAHTLAARATDAYEAAREKVKGFLNSSSTEEIVFVRGATEAINLVAQTWGRQNIGKDDEILISWLEHHANIVPWQMLCSEKGAKLKVIPVDETGQIILSEYQRLLTPKTRIVAFTQVSNALGTVTPAGAMIELAHKQGAKVLLDGAQAVSHMPVDVQALDCDFYVFSGHKVFAPTGIGVLFGKKEILDQMTPWQGGGNMIQDVTFERTVYQPAPFRFEAGTGNIADAVGLGAAIDYLNKFGMIRIAEYEHSLLEYGTKELKKIPGLKMIGTAPDKAGVLSFVLEGFKTEDVGRYLAQEGIAVRSGHHCAQPILRRFGLESTVRPSLAFYNTCEDIDALIRALYDLKGGRTSGPL; this is translated from the coding sequence ATGAGTACAAATGATTTTTCTCCGGAATATCCCGGAGAATTTTCCTGGAAGGATTCACCTCCCGTAGATCCTAACTTGATTGCAGAATGGTCTAAGAATTTTTTCGGACCTCTTTCAAGTGGATCTAACGTGGACGAATTGGTTCTTTCTTCTTCCAAAATCCCAAATGAGATTCCTGCAGATAGCCAAGGAATTATCTCTCAGGCAGAATCTGCTTCTAAAGTGAATTCATGGACTTCTAGTTCTGGGGCTGGATATACAAGGGTTCCTGATCTAGGATTGTCCGGTGTTGGAGTTCCTACATTCCCTGGAGGATTGAATGTCCCAGGTTCCGGACAAGGTTTACCTAGGCAGAATTCTCCATTTTCTTTTTTGGATGAATTCAGGTCTTTTGAATCGCAAGCCCAGAATATCCAAATTTCTGATCCGTTTAGTTTTAGCCCAAGTTTAGTTCCTTCTGTAGATATTTCTTCAGGAAATTTCGATCTGAGTTATGCCAGAAAAGATTTTCCCATCTTAGAAGAGAGGGTAAATGGTCGAAATTTAGTTTGGTTGGATAATGCAGCCACCACTCATAAACCTCAGGCAGTAATCGATCGACTTTCCTACTTTTACAAACATGAGAATTCCAATATTCATAGGGGAGCTCATACTCTTGCGGCAAGAGCGACTGACGCATACGAGGCTGCAAGGGAGAAGGTAAAGGGTTTTCTAAATTCTTCTTCGACCGAGGAGATCGTATTTGTTAGAGGTGCTACTGAGGCGATCAATCTAGTCGCCCAAACCTGGGGAAGACAGAATATAGGAAAGGATGATGAGATTCTTATTTCTTGGTTAGAACATCATGCTAATATTGTTCCTTGGCAGATGTTATGCTCAGAGAAGGGAGCTAAACTAAAGGTAATTCCAGTAGACGAAACAGGACAGATCATTCTAAGCGAATACCAAAGATTACTAACTCCTAAGACTCGTATAGTTGCATTCACCCAAGTTTCGAATGCATTAGGAACTGTAACTCCGGCTGGGGCAATGATAGAATTGGCACATAAACAAGGCGCCAAGGTATTATTGGACGGGGCCCAAGCAGTCTCACATATGCCTGTGGATGTGCAAGCACTGGATTGCGACTTTTATGTATTCTCTGGTCATAAGGTTTTTGCTCCAACTGGGATCGGGGTTTTATTCGGTAAGAAAGAAATTTTGGACCAAATGACTCCTTGGCAAGGTGGAGGAAATATGATCCAAGATGTTACTTTCGAAAGAACAGTGTATCAACCAGCCCCTTTTCGTTTCGAAGCTGGAACTGGTAATATCGCGGATGCAGTAGGATTAGGTGCAGCAATCGATTATCTAAATAAATTCGGAATGATCCGTATTGCAGAATATGAACATTCTCTTTTGGAATATGGGACAAAGGAACTTAAAAAAATTCCTGGTCTGAAAATGATCGGAACTGCACCTGATAAGGCTGGGGTATTATCTTTCGTGTTGGAAGGTTTTAAAACAGAAGACGTAGGAAGATATTTAGCCCAGGAAGGAATTGCAGTAAGATCAGGACACCACTGTGCACAACCTATCTTAAGAAGATTCGGATTAGAAAGTACTGTAAGACCTTCTTTAGCATTTTATAATACTTGCGAAGATATAGATGCTCTTATCCGGGCTCTTTACGATCTGAAAGGTGGAAGGACTTCCGGCCCTCTTTGA
- a CDS encoding LuxR C-terminal-related transcriptional regulator: MKNSDIKVGIVENDESFKDQILKTLESIPEIGGVFHWESAESFWEDEKGRALDIIFLDIMLAEMNGVELAGKISARDPEISKIMLSNMNSDELIYESLKNGAIGYILKSELKDIADVVDTVLKGGAIITPTIAFRVLNSFKQKDYSGEFKLTPKEKQILDEMVKGKTIGRVAEFLKVSKYTVQHHVKNIYKKLNVHNRAELVRKASDIGLLP, encoded by the coding sequence ATGAAAAATTCAGATATCAAAGTAGGAATCGTAGAAAACGACGAAAGTTTTAAGGATCAGATCTTAAAAACTTTGGAATCTATTCCTGAGATAGGTGGAGTGTTCCATTGGGAATCCGCAGAATCTTTTTGGGAAGACGAGAAAGGTAGAGCCTTAGATATTATTTTTCTGGATATCATGTTGGCTGAAATGAATGGAGTAGAGCTTGCAGGGAAAATTTCTGCAAGAGATCCTGAGATATCCAAAATTATGCTCTCCAATATGAATTCGGACGAATTAATTTATGAATCCTTAAAGAATGGTGCTATCGGTTATATTTTAAAATCTGAATTAAAAGATATCGCTGATGTAGTGGATACGGTTCTTAAAGGAGGAGCGATCATTACTCCTACGATCGCTTTCCGTGTATTAAATAGTTTTAAACAAAAGGATTATTCGGGAGAGTTTAAACTGACTCCTAAAGAAAAACAGATCCTGGATGAAATGGTAAAAGGAAAAACAATCGGAAGAGTGGCCGAATTCCTAAAAGTCAGTAAATATACAGTCCAGCATCATGTTAAGAATATATACAAAAAACTGAATGTGCATAATAGAGCTGAATTAGTAAGAAAGGCGAGTGATATAGGATTATTGCCTTAA
- a CDS encoding family 2A encapsulin nanocompartment shell protein — MAENSIPQHSLGDNAARKLANTTKTNAQYDLITPRWLVRLLDWKPLESGTLRVNKVKDNTSVEVLCGQKDEQPLPETFVDYEEKPREYTLSAISTVLDVHTRVSDLFSTPHDQIQEQLRLTIESVKERQENELINNEDYGLLKNVPKKQRIQTRKGAPTPDDLDELISKVWKEPSFFLAHPLAVAAFGRECTRRGVPPATVSLFGAQFLTWRGLPIIPTDKLLVGGETAPKAPGGTTNILLLRVGEKKQGVIGLYQPGLPGEQTPGLSVRFMGINRSAIGSYLISLYCSAAVLTDDAIAVLENVDVGNYYEYK, encoded by the coding sequence ATGGCTGAAAACAGCATTCCACAACATTCTTTGGGAGATAACGCAGCTCGCAAGCTTGCAAATACAACTAAAACAAATGCACAATATGATTTAATCACTCCTCGATGGTTAGTTCGTTTATTGGATTGGAAACCTTTAGAGTCCGGAACGTTAAGAGTGAATAAAGTAAAGGACAATACTTCGGTAGAAGTTCTTTGCGGACAGAAAGACGAACAACCTCTTCCTGAAACTTTCGTAGACTACGAAGAAAAACCTAGAGAATATACGTTAAGTGCGATATCCACTGTGCTGGATGTTCATACTAGAGTTTCCGACTTATTCAGCACTCCTCACGATCAGATCCAGGAACAACTAAGACTAACTATCGAGAGTGTGAAAGAACGCCAAGAGAATGAGCTAATCAATAATGAAGATTATGGTCTATTGAAGAATGTTCCTAAAAAACAAAGGATCCAAACTAGAAAAGGAGCTCCTACACCAGACGATCTGGACGAACTCATTTCTAAAGTTTGGAAAGAACCTTCTTTCTTCTTAGCTCATCCATTGGCAGTTGCTGCTTTCGGTAGAGAATGTACTCGCAGGGGAGTTCCACCAGCTACAGTTTCTCTTTTTGGAGCACAGTTCCTAACTTGGAGAGGACTTCCTATTATTCCTACTGATAAACTTTTAGTAGGAGGAGAGACCGCGCCTAAGGCTCCCGGTGGGACAACCAACATTCTACTCTTAAGAGTTGGTGAAAAGAAACAAGGTGTGATTGGTCTATACCAACCAGGTTTACCTGGAGAACAAACTCCTGGTCTATCTGTTCGTTTTATGGGGATCAATCGTTCTGCAATCGGCTCTTATTTGATCTCTCTTTATTGCTCTGCTGCTGTTCTGACCGACGATGCGATCGCTGTTTTAGAGAACGTGGATGTAGGCAATTATTATGAGTACAAATGA
- a CDS encoding AraC family transcriptional regulator: protein MKRSIISREGVGLSATVIQRRELYLSRVVTDLPTLVFVKKGIKSIKQNDLELDIKSGEAVAIAGGQAFDVINRPDNGEFEAAWIAFHPNVIRNYKPNLQDLKEIEPAFIFSNITSGFSDAFQLARESITTDKIISDQVAIHKATEILIWLGEYGRKFKIPSTDNISGKVRSFLSANPAKDWSAIEIADRLEMSEATLRRRLSSELSSFSEILIDVRMSFALSLLQATDRSIGEIAREVGYDSASRFAVRFRDRFGYSPTMLRREASRDRNGTILDRVRT, encoded by the coding sequence ATGAAACGTTCCATCATATCCAGAGAAGGGGTCGGACTCTCGGCCACAGTGATCCAAAGACGAGAATTATACCTTTCCAGAGTAGTTACAGATCTTCCCACACTCGTGTTCGTCAAAAAAGGGATCAAAAGCATAAAACAGAATGATCTGGAATTGGATATCAAATCGGGAGAGGCTGTTGCAATTGCAGGAGGCCAGGCATTCGACGTGATCAATCGACCGGATAATGGAGAATTTGAGGCTGCATGGATCGCATTCCATCCAAACGTGATCCGAAATTACAAACCAAATCTCCAAGATTTGAAAGAAATCGAACCAGCATTCATTTTTTCTAATATAACTTCTGGATTTTCAGATGCATTTCAACTCGCAAGAGAATCTATCACCACAGACAAAATAATCTCCGACCAGGTCGCGATCCACAAAGCGACTGAGATATTGATCTGGCTCGGAGAATATGGTAGAAAGTTTAAGATACCTTCTACTGATAATATTTCTGGGAAGGTCCGATCTTTTTTGAGTGCAAATCCTGCGAAAGACTGGTCTGCCATCGAAATTGCAGATCGTTTGGAGATGAGCGAGGCAACATTGAGAAGAAGACTTTCCTCTGAACTATCTTCTTTTTCAGAGATACTGATCGATGTCAGAATGTCATTTGCTCTTTCTCTATTGCAGGCAACAGATCGGAGTATAGGAGAGATCGCAAGAGAGGTAGGATACGATTCAGCCTCCAGATTCGCAGTCCGTTTCAGGGATAGATTCGGATATTCTCCTACAATGCTAAGAAGAGAAGCAAGTCGTGATCGGAACGGCACAATCCTTGATCGGGTCCGGACATAA
- the epsC gene encoding serine O-acetyltransferase EpsC, with the protein MGIHETNGTPQIDPGLEDIYRNFLDSIFKKQNEDPHRYGGRQVAGQFVQELFDILFAGFFSDLNFRDRTQVEDSISRFLLDAKKKLQPYLVGSNGPEINWVLSELKKELPLLYDLIWKDAIAAYEGDPAAESVKEVILAYSGFYAIAVHRVAHVLHRLRIPIFPRMLSEYAHEKTGIDIHPGAKIGKSFFMDHGTGIVIGGTSEIADNVKIYQGVTLGALSVSKDLASIKRHPTIEENTIIYAGATILGGDTVIGRNSIIGGNTWLTQSVPPYSVVYQKNEIRVRNSKELDNVIDFSI; encoded by the coding sequence ATGGGAATCCATGAAACAAACGGAACACCTCAAATCGATCCAGGACTGGAAGATATATACCGTAATTTCCTAGATTCTATATTCAAAAAACAGAATGAAGATCCTCATCGTTATGGAGGAAGACAGGTTGCAGGGCAATTCGTCCAAGAACTATTCGATATTCTTTTTGCAGGATTTTTCTCAGATCTTAACTTTAGAGATCGAACTCAGGTAGAAGATAGTATCTCCCGTTTTCTACTAGATGCAAAGAAGAAGTTACAACCGTATCTTGTAGGGTCCAATGGTCCTGAGATCAATTGGGTTCTTTCAGAACTTAAAAAAGAATTACCCTTACTTTATGATCTAATCTGGAAGGACGCAATCGCTGCCTATGAAGGAGATCCTGCTGCAGAAAGTGTAAAAGAAGTGATACTCGCCTACTCTGGCTTTTATGCGATTGCAGTTCACAGAGTTGCACATGTATTACATCGTTTAAGAATTCCAATTTTTCCAAGAATGCTAAGTGAATATGCTCACGAAAAAACAGGGATTGATATTCATCCTGGAGCTAAGATCGGAAAATCATTTTTTATGGACCATGGAACCGGGATCGTAATCGGTGGGACTTCCGAAATTGCGGATAATGTTAAAATCTACCAAGGAGTTACTTTAGGAGCTCTTTCTGTAAGTAAAGACCTAGCAAGTATTAAAAGGCATCCTACAATTGAAGAAAATACGATTATCTATGCAGGGGCTACTATATTAGGTGGAGATACTGTGATCGGAAGAAATAGTATCATAGGAGGAAATACTTGGCTCACACAAAGTGTTCCTCCTTATTCTGTAGTGTATCAGAAAAATGAGATCCGGGTCAGGAATTCCAAAGAACTGGACAATGTGATCGATTTTTCTATTTGA
- a CDS encoding YbhB/YbcL family Raf kinase inhibitor-like protein, with product MKRFLSFQNGILLCVLFFAGSAFAGDLKVTSSALKEGGTITNTHVFSGFGCSGENNSPDLQWSGAPKETKFFAVTAYDPDAPTGSGWWHWTVINIPATVTSLPAKAGNDKGPLPAGAVQGRTDFGKPGYGGPCPPKGDKPHRYIFKVFALKDKIDLDGEASGALVGFYINSLKLAEGKLTAKYGR from the coding sequence ATGAAGAGATTCCTATCGTTTCAAAACGGTATATTACTTTGTGTTTTATTCTTTGCTGGATCCGCCTTTGCCGGTGACTTAAAAGTCACTAGCTCCGCCCTCAAAGAAGGAGGAACAATCACCAACACTCATGTGTTTTCTGGATTCGGATGTTCCGGAGAAAATAACTCTCCAGACTTACAATGGTCAGGCGCTCCTAAAGAAACAAAGTTTTTTGCTGTGACTGCTTATGATCCGGATGCTCCTACCGGAAGCGGATGGTGGCATTGGACTGTGATCAATATTCCTGCGACTGTCACTAGCCTTCCTGCAAAAGCTGGAAATGATAAAGGACCTCTTCCTGCAGGTGCAGTCCAAGGTAGAACTGATTTTGGTAAACCTGGATATGGCGGACCATGCCCACCTAAGGGAGACAAACCTCACCGTTATATATTCAAGGTATTCGCATTAAAGGATAAGATCGATTTAGATGGTGAAGCTTCTGGAGCGTTAGTCGGATTTTACATCAATTCCCTAAAACTTGCTGAAGGAAAATTGACTGCAAAATACGGAAGATAA
- a CDS encoding OmpP1/FadL family transporter, with translation MHRGLVRNKYSIFIIFLLFVFGSGEVLAVDGLYFNAINSRYLGLAGAGYALGGSPVDVALNPANLSLVKGKKLEFGLGASLIQNRYRDRFQDPNPELVYENDKSTNVVGPGPYIAFKLPVTETINYGVTFYVPGGASGGVDKITRNTPTGETVNQWADINMPGPLGNSKQIKESNSNTFAVFKLVNGLSVKFGNLSLGGSVELAYGTQKLNQKYYDITGNIEIPGQGYYYESSKNAFALGGILGANYSFSDYFRIAYAYQSHVGIPLNGGYNVGTNDPNYYRKTGVSYTFDLPEKHVLGFAFGPENLKFALDFVYTNYGSYLRKANQTLEDPWLPTPLGKTGSADAHLNFRDQWAVILGIEYKASPSWILRGGYSYNSPLVKSNALGGTTGGFFSLTDIVSAGFSYLFDSWSLDIAVSYNIPRKTIEGGKGTDWDLSHAVGSVGNANLTGYSYNARAGIPSFSIGAVKTFD, from the coding sequence ATGCATAGAGGTTTGGTCCGAAATAAGTATTCGATATTTATAATATTCTTATTATTCGTTTTTGGGAGCGGAGAAGTTTTGGCAGTTGATGGATTATACTTCAACGCGATCAATTCCAGATATTTAGGTCTTGCTGGCGCGGGTTACGCACTTGGAGGTTCTCCGGTAGATGTGGCCTTAAATCCTGCTAATTTATCTTTGGTTAAAGGCAAAAAATTGGAATTTGGTTTGGGCGCTTCTCTTATCCAAAACAGATACAGGGACCGTTTCCAAGATCCGAATCCGGAACTCGTCTATGAGAATGATAAATCGACTAACGTGGTTGGTCCAGGTCCTTATATCGCTTTTAAACTTCCTGTGACTGAAACGATCAATTATGGAGTTACATTCTATGTTCCAGGAGGAGCTTCAGGAGGAGTAGATAAGATCACAAGAAATACTCCTACTGGAGAAACTGTGAACCAATGGGCAGATATTAATATGCCCGGGCCACTTGGAAATTCTAAGCAGATCAAAGAATCTAACTCTAATACATTCGCAGTTTTTAAACTGGTGAACGGCCTCTCCGTTAAGTTTGGTAATTTATCATTGGGTGGAAGTGTAGAGCTTGCTTATGGAACCCAGAAATTGAATCAAAAATATTATGATATAACTGGTAATATCGAGATCCCTGGCCAAGGTTATTATTATGAAAGTTCTAAAAATGCTTTCGCTTTAGGTGGGATACTCGGAGCAAATTATTCTTTTTCGGATTATTTCCGGATTGCATATGCTTACCAATCTCACGTTGGAATTCCTTTGAATGGTGGATACAATGTAGGAACAAACGATCCAAACTATTATCGTAAGACAGGTGTTTCTTATACTTTTGATTTGCCAGAAAAACATGTATTAGGATTTGCATTCGGGCCTGAAAATCTGAAATTCGCATTAGATTTTGTATATACCAATTACGGTTCTTATTTAAGAAAAGCCAATCAAACCTTAGAAGATCCATGGCTTCCTACTCCTTTAGGAAAAACAGGCTCTGCGGATGCACATTTGAATTTCAGAGATCAGTGGGCGGTAATTTTAGGAATAGAGTATAAGGCTTCTCCTTCTTGGATATTGAGGGGCGGATATTCCTATAATTCTCCATTAGTAAAAAGTAATGCTTTGGGAGGAACTACTGGCGGATTTTTCTCTCTAACTGATATTGTTTCTGCAGGTTTCAGTTATTTATTTGACAGTTGGAGTTTAGATATAGCTGTAAGTTATAATATTCCTAGAAAAACCATAGAAGGTGGAAAAGGAACAGACTGGGATCTTTCTCATGCAGTGGGAAGCGTGGGTAACGCGAACTTAACTGGTTATTCCTATAATGCAAGAGCAGGTATACCATCTTTTAGTATTGGCGCTGTGAAAACTTTCGATTGA
- the thiM gene encoding hydroxyethylthiazole kinase, with amino-acid sequence MLDSNIPQKTWPSPEIVSDLADIRKHAPLTHVLTNIVVTNWTANVLLAAGASPAMVIAEEEVSDFATIAGGMLINVGTINSFDAKAMKSAAIAAHRAGTPWVLDPVAVGALRYRTEIAKDLLQHKPTVIRGNASEILALAGAVGGGKGVDSTAFSSDALPLAKKLATSTGSVIAVSGEVDYITDGKETIAVPGGHILMTKVTGVGCSLGALIASFLGVQKDPLQAAISASAIFAIAGSKAAEKSSGTGTFAVAFLDELTNLGV; translated from the coding sequence ATGTTAGATTCAAATATTCCCCAAAAAACCTGGCCTTCCCCGGAGATCGTATCGGATCTTGCAGATATTCGTAAACATGCGCCACTTACTCATGTGCTTACTAATATAGTAGTCACAAACTGGACAGCGAATGTCCTTCTGGCAGCCGGAGCTTCTCCTGCTATGGTCATAGCGGAAGAAGAAGTTTCTGATTTCGCTACAATTGCAGGTGGAATGCTGATTAACGTTGGGACCATCAATAGCTTTGATGCCAAAGCAATGAAGTCAGCCGCAATCGCTGCTCATAGAGCTGGAACTCCTTGGGTTTTAGATCCAGTTGCAGTAGGCGCTCTTAGATACAGAACTGAAATTGCGAAAGACCTTTTACAGCATAAACCAACCGTGATTAGAGGAAACGCTTCAGAAATCTTAGCTTTAGCTGGTGCTGTAGGCGGAGGAAAAGGTGTGGATTCTACTGCTTTTTCTTCTGATGCTCTACCCCTTGCAAAAAAATTAGCGACGAGCACAGGATCTGTAATTGCTGTCAGCGGAGAAGTAGATTATATCACAGACGGAAAAGAGACAATCGCAGTTCCAGGAGGTCATATCTTAATGACCAAGGTGACTGGAGTTGGATGTTCCTTAGGAGCATTGATTGCTTCCTTCTTAGGTGTTCAAAAGGACCCATTACAAGCCGCAATTTCTGCATCTGCTATTTTTGCAATCGCAGGTTCTAAAGCCGCAGAAAAGTCTTCTGGCACAGGAACTTTTGCCGTGGCATTTTTAGACGAACTGACTAATTTAGGCGTTTAA
- a CDS encoding sensor histidine kinase: MPQKEELGTNQTLDLLSELLDTYVWETEDISLCKIPSQLSKRLGLKESEISLSFLLTKIHPSDRTKLEVEIASAKEGQNPDPFELKIAGQDGEFLYFKVGIRYLRTSSEVQGKYIFLLQEITKPKADRESLRQSNRRLKLATKAANVGIWDLDLIKNVLVWDEGMYNLYGVPKAEFSGAYEAWEKSLHPDDKSRAIEDFYNAVAGRKEFDTEFRIIWPDKSVHYIKAIAAVFRDSEGNPIQMIGTNWDITRIKLADQESIKNQENLVLSELMFRGAFENNGIGMAVVSSEGKWLKVNRKLCEILGYAETEFYSLTFQDITHPEDLEKDLSYVKQILDKEIESYKMEKRYFKKDGSIIWINLSVSSVRDKFDNFLYFVSQIEDITEKKIAEQSLIAINYDMKQILDSATQVAIIKTDLQGVITVFSKGAENLFGYSEEELIGKYTPEILHDKEDTAKKGKELSELYNKELKGFDIFSEVAKRESYDSRIWKYRRKDGTVFPAQMIITTVKGYDSKISGFLGIGTDVSGAQEYLERLEDTKLQLEILADQLSRKNAQLLNYAHITSHNLRAPTSNLISLVELVEEAQSEEEIHSLLGKFKISVDYLQETLDSLVEVLKIQEGTRRKIEPVRFDSVLKKITRILEGQILETSAEIRSDFSPLEEFEYDKAYLESILLNLISNSIKYRSSSRIPKIEIRTEIAEGKYLLIVEDNGLGIDLKKYQNKLFGLHKTFHRHPDARGVGLFLTKSQVEALNGRIYAESKLDHGTKMIIELQSLSPLN; encoded by the coding sequence ATGCCTCAAAAAGAAGAACTCGGAACAAACCAAACCTTAGATTTACTATCAGAACTTCTGGACACATACGTCTGGGAAACGGAAGATATAAGTCTTTGTAAGATCCCTTCTCAACTTTCTAAACGTTTAGGCTTAAAAGAATCCGAAATTTCCTTATCGTTCCTTCTAACAAAGATCCATCCCTCAGACAGAACAAAATTAGAAGTAGAAATTGCGTCTGCCAAAGAAGGACAAAATCCAGATCCATTTGAATTGAAAATAGCAGGACAGGATGGAGAGTTTTTATATTTCAAAGTTGGCATTCGATATTTAAGAACTTCTTCGGAAGTCCAAGGCAAATATATATTCTTACTCCAAGAGATCACAAAACCAAAGGCAGATAGAGAATCTCTCAGACAAAGTAACAGAAGATTAAAACTCGCAACAAAAGCAGCAAATGTAGGCATCTGGGATTTAGATCTTATCAAAAATGTATTAGTCTGGGACGAAGGAATGTACAATCTTTATGGAGTTCCTAAGGCAGAATTTTCAGGCGCTTATGAAGCCTGGGAGAAGTCACTTCATCCGGATGATAAGAGCAGAGCTATAGAAGATTTTTATAATGCAGTCGCAGGAAGAAAGGAATTTGATACTGAATTCAGGATCATCTGGCCTGATAAATCAGTTCATTATATTAAGGCAATTGCAGCAGTATTTCGCGACTCTGAAGGAAATCCGATCCAAATGATCGGAACAAATTGGGATATCACTCGTATCAAACTTGCAGACCAAGAATCTATAAAAAACCAGGAGAACCTTGTTTTAAGTGAGCTAATGTTCAGAGGAGCATTCGAGAATAATGGGATCGGAATGGCGGTAGTTTCTTCTGAAGGAAAATGGTTAAAGGTAAATAGAAAACTCTGCGAGATTTTAGGATATGCAGAAACTGAATTTTACTCTCTCACCTTCCAAGATATCACTCATCCAGAAGACCTAGAAAAAGATCTATCATACGTAAAACAGATCTTAGATAAAGAAATAGAATCTTATAAAATGGAAAAACGATACTTCAAAAAGGATGGTTCCATTATCTGGATCAACCTAAGTGTTTCTTCCGTTAGAGATAAGTTTGATAATTTCTTATATTTTGTTTCTCAGATAGAAGATATCACAGAAAAGAAAATTGCAGAACAATCATTGATCGCAATCAACTATGATATGAAGCAGATCTTGGATTCTGCAACACAGGTCGCCATCATAAAAACAGATTTACAAGGTGTGATCACGGTTTTCAGCAAAGGTGCAGAAAATTTATTCGGATATTCAGAAGAGGAATTGATTGGGAAATATACGCCGGAAATACTCCATGATAAAGAAGACACGGCCAAAAAAGGAAAAGAATTAAGCGAACTTTATAATAAAGAACTTAAAGGTTTCGATATATTCAGCGAGGTTGCTAAAAGAGAATCATATGATTCTAGGATCTGGAAATACAGGAGAAAAGATGGAACTGTTTTCCCAGCACAAATGATCATCACTACTGTCAAAGGTTATGATTCTAAAATTTCCGGATTTTTAGGAATAGGCACAGATGTATCTGGAGCTCAGGAATATTTAGAAAGACTGGAAGATACAAAACTACAGTTAGAAATTTTAGCAGATCAATTGAGCAGAAAGAATGCACAACTTCTAAACTACGCGCATATTACTTCTCATAACCTAAGAGCACCTACAAGTAATTTGATCTCCCTAGTTGAATTAGTGGAAGAGGCACAATCTGAAGAAGAAATACATTCCCTGCTAGGAAAGTTCAAGATCTCTGTGGATTATTTGCAAGAGACCTTAGATAGTTTGGTAGAAGTATTAAAAATACAAGAAGGCACCAGACGTAAAATAGAACCTGTCCGATTCGATTCAGTTTTAAAAAAGATAACTAGAATTTTAGAAGGTCAGATCCTGGAGACTTCTGCTGAGATCCGCTCAGACTTCTCCCCTTTAGAAGAATTCGAATATGATAAGGCTTATTTAGAAAGTATTCTATTAAATCTAATTTCAAATTCTATTAAGTATAGATCTTCTAGTCGTATTCCTAAGATAGAGATCCGGACAGAAATTGCAGAAGGAAAATATTTGCTTATTGTAGAAGATAACGGTTTAGGTATAGATCTGAAAAAATACCAAAACAAATTGTTCGGTTTACATAAAACATTCCATAGACATCCAGACGCAAGAGGTGTTGGGCTTTTCCTCACTAAGTCTCAGGTAGAAGCTCTCAATGGCAGGATTTATGCAGAAAGTAAATTAGATCATGGAACTAAAATGATCATAGAATTGCAGTCATTATCTCCTCTAAATTGA